CAGTTTAACGACATCAAAAGATGCCTTGCCTACTGCCGCATGGATAATACCTGCCTTTTCAACGCGATACTCGATCTTACCCGACTTGGCCTCAGAAACAGCCCTGGCGATGTCAGGAGTAACCGTGCCGACCTTGGGGTTCGGCATCAGGCCACGGGGTCCGAGCAGACGACCAATCTTGCCGACCACACCCATCATATCAGGGGCTGCGATAGCGGTATCAAAATCAAACCAGCCACCCTGAATTTTCTCAGCAAGGTCATCACCACCGACATAGTCGGCACCTGCGGCCTCTGCTTCCTGGATTTTTTCGCCCTTGGCGAAAACCAGAACCCGGACATTTTTACCGAGACCATTCGGCAGCACAACTGCGCCGCGCACCATCTGATCTGCTTTCCGCGGGTCAACCCCAAGACGAATACTCACCTCAACGGACTCATCGAACTTGGCGAAAGTGCCTTCCTTAAGTAAGGTGAGGGCTTCGTCGAGCAGATAGGCGCGTGAGCGATCAATCTTCTCCTTGGCGTTACGAATCTGTTTACCTGTTGCCATGATATATCTCCACTATTCACCCTGAATCAGGCGATTTCAATTCCCATGCTACGTGCAGTTCCCTTAATAGTCCGGACCGCCGCTTCTTCGGAGAAAGCATTGAGGTCAGCCATCTTCAACCGCGCAATTTCCAGAATCTGCTCTTCAGTTACGCTTCCAACCTTCGTCTTATTCGGCACGCCGGAACCAGACTTGAGCTTGGCCGCACGCAGCAAGAGAACCGCTGCGGGTGGAGTTTTGGTAATAAAGGTAAAAGATCGGTCACCATAGACGGTAATGACTACCGGAATAACGAGACCTTCTTGATCCTGTGTCTTGGCATTATATGCCTTACAGAACTCCATAATATTAACCCCGTGCTGACCGAGCGCGGGACCAACTGGAGGCGAAGGGTTCGCCTTACCGGCAGTGATCTGCAATTTGATCTGTCCAATAACTTTTTTAGCCATGACTGACTCCTTAACAACTTAGCCGGCCGCAAGCGGCTCAACTGGTCTTTTCAACCTGTATGAATTCAAGTTCAACCGGGGTTCCCCGAC
Above is a genomic segment from Geopsychrobacter electrodiphilus DSM 16401 containing:
- the rplK gene encoding 50S ribosomal protein L11, encoding MAKKVIGQIKLQITAGKANPSPPVGPALGQHGVNIMEFCKAYNAKTQDQEGLVIPVVITVYGDRSFTFITKTPPAAVLLLRAAKLKSGSGVPNKTKVGSVTEEQILEIARLKMADLNAFSEEAAVRTIKGTARSMGIEIA
- the rplA gene encoding 50S ribosomal protein L1, which codes for MATGKQIRNAKEKIDRSRAYLLDEALTLLKEGTFAKFDESVEVSIRLGVDPRKADQMVRGAVVLPNGLGKNVRVLVFAKGEKIQEAEAAGADYVGGDDLAEKIQGGWFDFDTAIAAPDMMGVVGKIGRLLGPRGLMPNPKVGTVTPDIARAVSEAKSGKIEYRVEKAGIIHAAVGKASFDVVKLRENLLSLVDVLMKAKPSSAKGIYLKKISVSSTMGPGILVDVADVQAAVR